The Rubripirellula amarantea genome includes the window CTGAGCCCGTTGGCGATCGAGCGGCACATCGCCTGAATCATCCGACATCCGCATGAATCGTAGTCCCGCGCTCTGCTGCAATGTAGCCATCACGGATGCGCTGATTTCGGTCTGGACTTCGTCAATCGCGACGACCTTAATTTTCGGAGTCGTGCTGCCGCCGATACCATTGCCAAAGATGAGCGCGAAGATGCTGAAGAAGGCGATCGGTACGACGAACGTCAGCATCAACTCGATGCGGTTGTGCATCAAGCGTCGTAGACTTACTTGGAATACTGTCCAAACCATCTCAGATCCGTCATTGATTATTAGTCGCGAAGTTCGTGACCGGTCAGGTGCAGGAACACGTGGTGCAGCGATGGCGATTGAACTTCAATATCCGAGACGTCATATCCTTGTTGGCGGACCGCTTCCAAAAGAATGGGAAGCCCCGTGGAAACTTTATCAATCCGCGTGGATAACCGGTCGTTACCGACTTGCCCTATGTCAGCGTGGGGAGCCGACAACAATTGGGGCAGCGGACGATCCAACCGAAGTCTGACCATTCGCGAGGACCCAACGGATCGCTCGATTAATTGGTTGATCGTGCCATCGGCCACAACGCGTCCTTGGTCCACAATGATGATCCGGTCGCTTCGCTTTTCAGCCTCGTCGAGATGGTGAGTGGTCAACAAGATCGAAGTGCCTTGCTCATTCAATTGATCCAGCATCGAAAAAATCTTTTCTCGGCTTTGCGGATCGACTCCAACGGTCGGTTCATCGAGAAGCAGGATTTGGGGTGAGTGTAGAACTCCGCACGCCAAATTCACTCGGCGCTTCATGCCGCCCGAGAACGATTGGACCATCGAGTCCGCTCGATCATCGAGCCCGGTCCACGCTAGCGCCCACTCAACGCGATCCTTTAATGCCTTGCGGCGCAGACCGTGAAACTTCCCAAACGCGACTAGGTTTTCTCGCGTGGTTAGATCGCCGTACAACGCGATCTCTTGCGGAACGATCCCTATCGCGCTGCGTGCGTGCGGCGAGTCGATCGGCGAACCCGCCAAACGGATTTCTCCCGACGAAGGCTTGGTGCGTCCTGAAACGCATCGGATGGTCGTTGTCTTACCGGCTCCGTTGGGCCCCAACAAGGCAACCCGTTCGCCCGGCGCGATTGAAAACGACAGTCCCGCTAGCGCGTGCCGCGACCCGAACGACTTTTTGAGGTCGCAGACTTCCAATAGAGGAGAATCGAGAGGGACGGTTGGGATCAACGCTGGTCTCGGTAAGGGGTTCGGCAAGGGGTTGTGACACAAACCATTTCAATCGTTATGTTAGGGCTTAGGTAGCCTCAACCGAGAGCCCATTTTTCGTCTCCCTAGGTGTCGCGTGGTAAATCAAACGGACCTCGAAACGCAGCCGGACTATTCGGATACCCATCGCGAACTTTGGCGTCAAAATCACCTTTCGATTTTGCTCGCGTTTGCGTTTGCCGTGTTTTTGATCGGCTCGGGCATTCTACTTTATCGGCAAAACCGATTCGTTCCTCCCCGTTTTCCGGACAGCGAATCGATTACGTCTGCCAGTGGCAACAACACGAGCGACGATATCCAATTGCCAAAGGATTCGCTGCTGATTGGCGTCGCCGGAGCTGCGAACGACCAGGGCGAAATGAAGTTGGCGATCTATGATTCGCCAGAAAGTTTCAACGACATCGACGCATCGAAGGCTAAATTGTCAGCCACGATCGTTAACGGTGAAACTGTTTTCCTGTTGCCTATCGAAGCACTGCCCGAGCGATTTGCAGTTGCCGTGTTTCACGACGAAAACTTGGATGGCGAACTCAACAGGAACCGCTTTGGTATCCCAAGTGAGCGGTACGGGTACAGCCGCGACGCCCGCGGATTGACGGGCCCGCCCAAGTTCTCAGACGCTGTCATCAATCGCCCAAAACCAGGCGAAATTTTAGCTATCTCGATTCGTTAGCTTTTGGCCGGCGGCACAGCACGGGGTTGTTCCGCCGCAATGGCGTTATCAGCCGATCGACGATTAGCCTTCCCGGCCGCTGCAGTATCGTCCGATGAACGACGACCGGCACCAAGGTAATCGCTCCAACGGCGACCTCCCCTGGCTTCGGTGGGTCCAGGCGCGATCATGAACACAGTACCCAGGCCAAAGATCAATCCGGCCATCGTGCTTCCTAGAGCGATGATCGATCCGCCGGGCCCATTGGGGTGATCACTGACTTGCGGAGGCCCAAGAGGCGAGATCAAGTTAGTCGACAGAGCCGCGGAACGAGTCGCACTGGCCTCGGCCAACGATCGTTCAGCCTCAGCCAACATTTCGGTTCGATGCTTCACATCGGCATCCAGCTTGGAATAGTCGGTACGAATCACCGCTAAGTGGCCAAGACGGTTATTCAGCATCTTGGCTCGCTCAGCCAGCGTTGCTACTCGATTTCGTTGCAGTGCCAAGCGAGGTTCGTTCGCAGCAATGGCCGCTTTGGTTTCTTGTTGCATACGGTCGCGAATTTCCAACTCCGTCTGCATCGCGGCGCGTAATTTTGGATTCGATTCGGTGTAGATGCCAGCCATTTGGCTCGCTGCCAATTGAGCGTCAATCAAACCGTCTTTCAAGCGTGAAAGCGATGGCTGGCTGTCAAGTAATTCACTTCCGCTGATCAACAATCGTTGCGGATCGTCCGCACCGGCAACCAATAGCGAATGAAGCGATTCCAGCTTCTGCATTTCCAGTTCAGCGGCTTGCAATTCCCGAGTGGTTTCTTCCAGGGTTCTGCGATTAGTACCATCGCCGGAAATCGTATCGTTCAAGTTACGAAGATCACCCAGGTCAGTTCCGAACTCGATCTCGATCTCTCGAAGTTTGGCGGCAACATGGTTTAGGTTTCTGGCGGCTAAGTCGCGAGCATGGCTTAACTCTCCAATGACGCTGTCGGCGCGAACACGACGCACTTTGCGAAGTTGGTCGGTCAAGCTGATGTACATCGCATTGCAGAACGCATCGGCGCGTTCTTGACTCTTGGCCTTCACCGACAGATAGACGACTTCAGTGTTGCCAAATTCAGACCCCTTAGGAGCAACCAAATTCACGAACTTGGTGGCGATTGTGTCGATGTCATCAGTGGTTGGCCACGTTGGGTCCGTCCCACCGCCGGGCGGTCCGATTCGACGCAGTGCTTCCGCGACGACTTCCGGATTTCGGGTCATTTCCAAGATTGTCTCTTGCGCCGCTTTCAGATCCGTCTGGCTTGCGAATCGGCCCAAACGATCTAGCGAACTGGTCGCTTCATCGCGAACCACAAGCGGTTGCCGAGCTGTGTAATAATCGCTGCTGAACAACGCGTACACCAATCCCACGCAACCGAACAAGATTGCGGCACCACCCCAAAGCGGTGCGAATAGGACAAGGATGTTTCGAACGTGTTTCCAAGGAATCGGATTGGAGCTCATGACCGGCTTCGTCGGTGATTAGGGAGGGACCAGATTCAAAAACCTAGGTCGCATTGCATGAACTCGCCCACAAAATGTCATTGCAGCAACAGTTTAAGGTCCGCTTGTGACGAACGATCGGGTTAAACCATTTTTTCAACGCCGCCAGCATGTCACTTATTCCGTTCAAGCGCGCCCTAGTCCACGAATGTCCTGGAATTCCAAACCACGCGTTGAACTAAGGCAAGACCTCAACCGTGATCGGAGTTGTGGTGATTCCGCCGTTGACATTGGCCGTCAAGAAGAACGATCGCTTGCCGACCGGCGAAGTCGGATCGGCCGTGATAAAGAATTCTCGTTCGGTTTCACCGGCAAGCAAAAGCAAACCGTTCAGGCCAATATTGTCAACGATCACGCCAAACGCTGTGTTACGCCCGGCTCCTTCTTTTCCGAAACTGACTTCGTTGTTGAAGTCTTCCTGGCGATCCAAAACCAGCCGTGCCGACACCGTTTCGCCGCGTCGCACTTGCAGTGTCCAATCCGTAGAGTCGCTCACCTGAATCAACTCTTTCTCGACAGGCTCGATTCGAGGAACTGCCTGCGGTCGACCACCAAGTTTAAATTTGCCGATACTTCCTACGTGTCGCTCGACCACTCGTCCATTGATTCGTGCACTCGCAACAAGCGTAGGTTCGACTTCGCCTTCCCATCCTTCAATCGCCTCAGGAACCCAAACGGTTCCATGGGCATACCGCTGACTTTCTTCAATGGTGAGCGGAAAGTTTGTGACTAGCCCTTCCGGCAATCCTTGAACATGAAATTCAACCGGGCCTTCGAAGTCGTCCAATCGCTTGACCCGCACCGTCAATTCTCGACCCGCTCCGCGAAGAAGTTCAGCCGTTATTGGTTCCACGCTCGGTTCAAACATCGGTTCCGCCGCACGAACTTGCACGCGATATCCGTACCCTTGGCCGCCTTCACCCCGAGTATCAGAAATCTGAATCTGGAAGAGTCCATCAACAGGAGCGGTGAAGATAATTCGGCTCGCGTTCCCCGCCTCGCGTCTTGGATCGTCGTCATTCTCGTAGTAGATATCGAACACTGGCAATCCATTTGCGACCGGCAGTTCGCCTTCGGCTAACTGGCGAACAACGTAAGCTGGTTCACCCAATGCGTGCGTCGTGTGCGATGTTCCAAAGTAAGTCCAACGAGATGCCTCATTTGGATAGACGTTAAACCCAGAATCGGGACCCCGAGGGTGCAACCACATCCGCGTGACCTCACCGGACGCATACAAATAGTCGTTCAGGTGAATTTCTTCGTAATTGAACAAACGAAAATCGTTGACTTGAACACTATCTTTGCCCCGAAACGTGAAGTAGGTATCCCGGATCGCTTGCAGACGCGTTCGCAGAACTGGCGCGCCTTGCTGGTCATGAATGGAAACGATCGGATCGATGCGACTATCGGTTAACGCATCAGCGTCAATCGCCCATACTTCTCCGCGATTCGCATGCCACGAATAGACATCCACTTCGCCAGCTTCCGAAACGGTCCCGCTGATTTCAGCACCGCGCGGGATTGTGATGGGCGATTGATCGACACTTGCACGCTCGCTCTCATTGACTTTCGCAAGTGGCCCCAAGTCCAGATAGACCTTTGATAGTTCCGATCCTTCGCTTAATGCGTCGGATCGCACATCGGGAACTTCCCGGGTTACGGTTTGACCGGTCATCAAGGACACCAGCAAAGATTTTCCGCTGGGTAAAATGCAAAGGTCGCTGCCGGGCGAAGGAAGCGATTCGATGGCTGGCCCAAGAACCCATTCGTTTGTCGAAATTGTTTTCAAATTCCCGGCCTCGCTGAGCACAACAACGGTAGAGCCGTCGGGTGTGATGACAAAGTTGACAATCGGCGATTCATCGACGAAGCGAGTCGCCACAAGTGGGTTCGTTCGCGGTTCGGTACGGCTGACCAACTTCCAAACACGCAATCGATTATCGCGACTTCCCGCGATGATGTACTTTCCATCACGAGTGACTTCTACTGCGAAAACTTCGCCCTCGGGTTGGCCCAGCGTATCAAGTCGCTCGCCTGATTCGACATTCCAAACCTTTAAAGTTTCATCGGCGCAAGCGCTGACGATTACCTCTCCGTCAGGCGAAAACGCCAAATCGTAGATTGCACCGTTGTGGCCAGTGAACTTGCGAATGGGTTCACCTGTCGTAGCATCCCACAGAATGATTTCGTGGTCGTAACCTGCCGTTGCGACCCTTTTTTCGTCTGGAGCAAAGACCGCAGCATAGATCGTATCGCGATGTCCGACCATTTCGCGAACGAGCTCGCCATCACTCACCGAGTAGATACTAGCTAGACCGTAGGCGCCGGTAAGTCCCGAGGCAATCAACACCTTCGATCCATCGCGATTGAAGCGTAGCGAATTGACTTTGCCGAGTTCACCTTTGAGCGTCGTGACCACATGGTCCTTCGCGTCCACGATCTCGACCCGATCAAACCGAGCGATTGCGCGAAGCATTCCGTCAGGGGCGATCGCGATGGCAGTCACTGGCAGAACGACTTGCTCGTCCACAGCAATCTTCGGAATACGCAATTCTCGTTTGATCGGCATGTCGCCGTCTGGCCCAACGGCGCCCTGTTCAATCCAAGCTTCAAGGATTGCCAATTCATCCTCGGTCAGTCCAGGTTGATCGTCGGGAGGCATGATTGGTTCCATCTTGCCCGCAGCCATCAAGAACATGCGACTACTTTTGGGGACACCTGCGGTGATCGCAACACCGTTTTCGCCTCCTTGTATTATCGCTGCGTGCGTTTCCATCACAAACTCGCCTGACGCGTCTTCACTTGTGTGGCAACCAATGCAGTACGTTTCCAGAATCGGAAACACATCACGCACAAAATCCACCGGCTCACCAGCCAGTGCGGGCAACGTAAGAGTAACCCAGAAGATCAAAGTAAAAAGTGAGCGCATTTGATGGCGAATTCTTTTTCGAGGAAGGGTGATCAATGATTGAACGTAAACTCGGTGCTCGTCAAAACACTCCACGCAACGTCCTGCATCGCAGTTTTTCGGTCGTCGCCATACTCAGCGATTATGGACAACATATTCTCAAGTTCATTGTCCGTTGGCTTTCGAACCAACGCACGCTCGAACAACGCTTCGATGATTTCGATGTCGCTCTTGCCCTCTTTGATCGCTCGATTGACGAAATTGTCTTCGTCGGCCAGCTTCGGATTAATCGTTTCTCCGTTGGACATGTGAAGCACCTGAACCATGCTCGGTTCTTGACTGCGTTCACATTCGCAAACAATTTCACGAGGGTTTCGGCCAAATGTTTTCAAGAAGTACGAATCCACCGCGGCATCATAAAGCTCGATCGCGCGTGTGCCTTTTTCATAGAAATCCGTGTCTTGATAATCGGCCCCCGGAAATGCAAGTCGCGTGAAGTCGGTACTTGTACCAAGCACTTGATCGATCGAATCCAGCAACACTTCCGCCATCATCCGCCGCGGGTAATAGCGGCTCATGTATTTCTCTTCGGAACGGTTCATCGCCAACGGCACGCTGCTTCGGGCGTAGGTCTCGCTTCGCATGATCGCACGCATCAATTGCTTCAGATCAAACTTGGCATCAATAAGATGCTCGGCCGCTGCCGCCAACAATGGCTCATTGGAAGCGGGATTGCTGTGGCGCAGATCATCGACCTGTTCCACCAACCCACGCCCAAAAAAATTGGCCCAGATTCGGTTTGTAATCGACCTTGCGAAGTAAGGATTCTCTGGACTTGTCATCCATTGAGCGAGCGGTTCGCGGCGATCGTTCGGGTCATCGATCGCCAGCGACGGTGCATCGAGCGGGGCCGGAGGTTGCGGCTTTCCATTCTTAGGCTGAATCAAATCACCGTCGGTAACCACGTACAATGTCCGTAAGCCATCGCCATTTCGCCCATCGCCACCCCAGCCCTTAGCGCGAACTCGGGCGAACAGGTTTGCCATGGCGTAGTATTGATCATTCGTCCATTTTTCGAGCGGGTGGTTGTGGCATTTTGCACAACCAATCGAAAGCCCCATGAAGGCTTGGCACGCACTCTCGGTCATCTCTTCAGGTGACTGATTAAGAGCGTAAAAGTTTGTTGCCCCATTTTCGTCGCTTCTGCCCTTTGCCGTTAAGACCTCACGCACCAACTGGTCCCACGGCATGTTGTCACGCACACGCTGATGAACCCATTGGTAGTACGTCTTGACCGCGATCGGACGAAGCCGGGTTCCGTTGATGACAAGCATGTCGCTCCACTTGTAAGCCCAATAGTCGACGTAGTCCTCGCTCGACAACAGGTGCTCAATCAACCAGTCTCGTCGTGTGGATTCAGGTTGATCCCGGTACTGTTCGATTTCTTCGGCGCGTGGCAATCGGCCGATACAGTCGATCGTTGCTCGACGCAGAAATTCATCGTCGCTGCAGGTTGGCGAAGGTGGCAATTTCAAGGTCGCTAGCTGTTGCAGATTCAATTCATCAATGAAATTCTTCCGCGGCGCTTCATCAAATTCATCGGTGCTGATGTCGTTCTGGTAAGGAACCGTCATACGAGCGAGTGCAACTTTACTGCCGAACCACACCAACACGGCACTTTCACCACTTCCGCGTACGGTAACCTTTCCGTCCGCTTCGACACTTGCAACCGCCTCATCAGTTGCCGAGAACTGAGACCAGTGCGTGACATCGACGACACGCCCATCGTCATAATGGGCACTGACAAGAACTTGCGAATGTTCTTCGGGAGCAAGCAAGGCTAGCTCCGGCATCACACTAATATGTTCGAGCGTGGCATCCTCATCGCTGGGAGCCTTCGCACCGGACGCGATCCACTGAGCCAACACTTCATAGTCACGCGAATTGACATCAAGCTTTAAACCGCCTTTGTGTGGCAGGGCACCCGTTGGCTTGGCTAATAACAAGCTTTGACCCGGATCGCCCATTTCAATACGACGACCACGAGCCTGCAACGCAATTGCCGCGTAATCAGAATCGCTGTCGTAACCACGCAGCGATAATCGGAATCCGCCTTTCCCCGCCAACGCGCCGTGGCATGCTCCCATGTTGCACCCCTGCTTAGCGAGAACGCTTTGCACGTCATTTCGAAAACTCCACTCGTGCGATTCCCCGGCGCCGACGACCGAAACTGTTGCGGTCGCTCGCGATCCATCGTCCGCTGAGACGGTGATGGTCGCTTCGCCATTACCGACGGCAAACACGACGCCGCCGCTCACCTTGGCAACCGATGCGTCAGTGGATTCAATCTGCAAATCTGCTAGATCGACCGTTGCCGAGGCGTATCCGTCACGAGTAGTCACCACGCTGATTCGTTGCTGGCCCTCGGGACCATGCAGAGTGACTGCCTCGGGATACACTCGCAACTCGACCGCGAAAGCGTGAACTGCAAACGCATTCAACGCGAGCAAGCCAAACAGTGAAAGAGTGAATCGCATGAGCATTAATCGTAGGGAAGGGAAATTCATAAAGAGAGGCACAGGATCTAACCGCAGCATCACGCAAACAGCTCCCTGATTTCTCGCACACCAAAGTCGACCAACGGGAACGGACGTCCGCCGGGGCCCGGCAATTCGGCGTGCAGATCCAAGCCCATGCTTTTGAAAATCGTCGCGATGATCTCGCCAGGGTTGGTCGGTCGGTCGGCTGGAACGGCGCCAATCGGGTCACTGGCACCAATCGCTCGTCCGCCCTGCACACCGCCGCCGGCAAACGTGCAGGTAAAGACGTTGGGCCAATGATCGCGACCACCGGCCGGATTCACTTTGGGAGTTCGGCCGAACTCAGCCAATCCGCAAACCATCGTGTCCGCCAACATGCCCCGTTGGTCCAAGTCCGAAATCAATGCTGAATATCCTTGGTCGTACATAGGCGCGACGATATTCTTCATCCCATCGATTGTCGTGAACGGCTTACTACCGTGGATGTCCCAAGTGATCTCGCCAAAAACCGTGAGAAAAGTATTCACGGTCACAAATCTAACGCCGGCTTCGATCAGTCGCCGAGACAACAAACAACACTGTCCGAAACGATTCATTCCATAGCGCTCGCGAACCTGAATTGGTTCATTGGATAGGTCAAACGCTTCTCGTGCTTGCGGACTATTCATCAGTCGATAAGCAGCCTCAAAATTCTTATCAAGCATCTTGGCGGACTCCGTTGCCTCCATCGCAGCCATATGATCCTCGATCGTTGCCCGCATACGACGACGTCGGTCGATGCGTACATCGCCCAGCGTTGAAGGCGGCAACAAATCAGGAACCTTAAAGTTTTCAACGCTCGGGTCAGCCATCAATGCGAAAGGGTCGTAAGCCTTTCCAAGAAACCCACCCGCCTGACCATTGGGCAAGTTGCCACCGCCACGCCCCATTGTCTCGGGCAGAACCACATGAGCGGGCAAGTCACTTCGTCGGCCGCGCAAGTACTGAACCACCGCTCCTGCGTGAGGATAGTTCACGCCACCGGTGAACTGGCGGCCCGTTTGCATCATTTGCCAGCCCGCATCGTGCACTGCCGCCGCGTTGTGGTAGCACGACCGCACAATGGAAAACTTATCTGCCACTTCCGCGTGCATCGGCAAAATTTCAGATACTTGGAAGTCGCCCTTTGACGAGATCGGCTTGAACGGACCGCGCACTTCCGCTGGTGCGTTGGGCTTCATGTCGAACGTATCTAACTGGCTCGGTGCACCGAGATTGAAAATCATGATGCACGATCGCTTGTCGTGCTTTGGATCGACCGCACCTTGCTCGGCCGCGGCTAACCACTGCGGCAAACCAAGCCCGATGCCGCCAAGCGTTCCCACCTGAAGAAAATCGCGGCGAGTAGATCCGTTGCAGGTGTGCGCCTTACCGCGCGAAGTCAAATTCAGCATGAATCACCGAGATGTAATGGTGCGGAAGAAGTGATAGGCAGGGCATTCGGGTCCAGAGTCTTCCCCAATGAACCACTTATTCTACTTCACCGCCGTACTAGGGGATTGGAACGATCGCGCAATGTTTTGTATAAATCGCGCATGCAACGAAAATTCCAATGCCTGCGAAGCCAGCTCTTCAATTCTCTCGGGGACGCCACCGAGTTGCTGCGTCTGTTCGATTTTCTGCCTGGCGTTTATCTGTATGTCAAAGACAGGCAAGGACGCTTTGTAGGCATGAATGCCCAATGGGTCGAAATGCGAGGAGCTCAATCGCAAGACGAGCTCATTGGTAAGACAGACGCTGATTTGCATCCGCTCTATTGGGCTCGCCAATATCAGGAAGAAGATCGCCGGGTGATGGAGTCCGCAATTGAATTGCCCAATCAGGTATGGCTTGTTCCAGCAGGCGACGGCAAGCTCAGCACCTTTGTTAGCAGCAAGATCCCGATTCACGGACGAAAACGAGATGTGATCGGCATCGCGGGCGTGATGTACCAGTCCCATCCTTCGCCAACGGACAACGCGAGCACTAATCCGACCGAGATCGCTACGGATATCATTGCCGCTCGTTTTCGCGGTCCATTGGAAATCAAGCAAATTGCCGCTGAGGTGAACCTAAGTGTCAGTCAACTCAACCGGCGTTTCCGGGATTCTTACCAGATCTCTCCGTCGGAATATCTGCAGCGTGTCCGCATTCACGAAGCGAGCCGTTTATTGGCAGATTCAGACCTTTCAATCGGCGTAGTGGCGTTGGATTGCGGCTTCTACGACCAAGCGCACCTGAGTCGAAGCTTTAAGAAACGCTTTGGAATGACGCCACGAGAGTTTCGCATCGAGTCGCAAGAATCTTAATTACTATGGCACACTGAAGTACCGACATCGCCAAGCGTACGCTGAGTACTAGGCGGTGTCTTGGTGAGCTGGAATACGGTCGAGTGATCGGTTCCTCATAGAGGCAATTCACGCTAAATTCAGACTCTTCTCGATCGCAGTTTGCGCTTACACAGGATCAACGACGTGCCCCATTTTGATGTATTCAACGGAGATGCCGATGGCATCTGTGCGCTTCACCAGTTGCGATTGGCGAATCCGATGGACAGCACATTGATCACGGGAGTGAAACGTGACATCGACCTCGTACGCCGGGTTCCCGCAAAGGAAAACACAACCGTCACTGTCTTGGATGTCTCCCTCGATAAGAACCGCGATGCCTTATTGAAACTGATCGAATCGGGCGCCTCGATCGAGTACTTCGATCATCACTTTGCGGGCGACGTTCCCGACTCAAATTCTCTGATTACTCACATCGACACCGCGGGTGATGTTTGCACTGGATTGTTGGTGAACGATCATCTCAACGACGCGTTCCTGCCTTGGGCGGTGACAGCGCTCTTCGGCGATAACCTGCACGAGAAAGCTAAATCGGTTGCCAGTCCTCTGAACCTGGACAGCGGTCAACTAAACCAGCTCGAAACGCTCGGCACACTGCTGAACTACAACGGCTACGGCAGCTCACTGGAAGACTTGTTCTTCGCACCCGACCAGTTG containing:
- a CDS encoding helix-turn-helix domain-containing protein, whose amino-acid sequence is MQRKFQCLRSQLFNSLGDATELLRLFDFLPGVYLYVKDRQGRFVGMNAQWVEMRGAQSQDELIGKTDADLHPLYWARQYQEEDRRVMESAIELPNQVWLVPAGDGKLSTFVSSKIPIHGRKRDVIGIAGVMYQSHPSPTDNASTNPTEIATDIIAARFRGPLEIKQIAAEVNLSVSQLNRRFRDSYQISPSEYLQRVRIHEASRLLADSDLSIGVVALDCGFYDQAHLSRSFKKRFGMTPREFRIESQES
- a CDS encoding ABC transporter ATP-binding protein, whose amino-acid sequence is MIPTVPLDSPLLEVCDLKKSFGSRHALAGLSFSIAPGERVALLGPNGAGKTTTIRCVSGRTKPSSGEIRLAGSPIDSPHARSAIGIVPQEIALYGDLTTRENLVAFGKFHGLRRKALKDRVEWALAWTGLDDRADSMVQSFSGGMKRRVNLACGVLHSPQILLLDEPTVGVDPQSREKIFSMLDQLNEQGTSILLTTHHLDEAEKRSDRIIIVDQGRVVADGTINQLIERSVGSSRMVRLRLDRPLPQLLSAPHADIGQVGNDRLSTRIDKVSTGLPILLEAVRQQGYDVSDIEVQSPSLHHVFLHLTGHELRD
- a CDS encoding DUF1553 domain-containing protein; this translates as MLMRFTLSLFGLLALNAFAVHAFAVELRVYPEAVTLHGPEGQQRISVVTTRDGYASATVDLADLQIESTDASVAKVSGGVVFAVGNGEATITVSADDGSRATATVSVVGAGESHEWSFRNDVQSVLAKQGCNMGACHGALAGKGGFRLSLRGYDSDSDYAAIALQARGRRIEMGDPGQSLLLAKPTGALPHKGGLKLDVNSRDYEVLAQWIASGAKAPSDEDATLEHISVMPELALLAPEEHSQVLVSAHYDDGRVVDVTHWSQFSATDEAVASVEADGKVTVRGSGESAVLVWFGSKVALARMTVPYQNDISTDEFDEAPRKNFIDELNLQQLATLKLPPSPTCSDDEFLRRATIDCIGRLPRAEEIEQYRDQPESTRRDWLIEHLLSSEDYVDYWAYKWSDMLVINGTRLRPIAVKTYYQWVHQRVRDNMPWDQLVREVLTAKGRSDENGATNFYALNQSPEEMTESACQAFMGLSIGCAKCHNHPLEKWTNDQYYAMANLFARVRAKGWGGDGRNGDGLRTLYVVTDGDLIQPKNGKPQPPAPLDAPSLAIDDPNDRREPLAQWMTSPENPYFARSITNRIWANFFGRGLVEQVDDLRHSNPASNEPLLAAAAEHLIDAKFDLKQLMRAIMRSETYARSSVPLAMNRSEEKYMSRYYPRRMMAEVLLDSIDQVLGTSTDFTRLAFPGADYQDTDFYEKGTRAIELYDAAVDSYFLKTFGRNPREIVCECERSQEPSMVQVLHMSNGETINPKLADEDNFVNRAIKEGKSDIEIIEALFERALVRKPTDNELENMLSIIAEYGDDRKTAMQDVAWSVLTSTEFTFNH
- a CDS encoding GumC domain-containing protein, producing MSSNPIPWKHVRNILVLFAPLWGGAAILFGCVGLVYALFSSDYYTARQPLVVRDEATSSLDRLGRFASQTDLKAAQETILEMTRNPEVVAEALRRIGPPGGGTDPTWPTTDDIDTIATKFVNLVAPKGSEFGNTEVVYLSVKAKSQERADAFCNAMYISLTDQLRKVRRVRADSVIGELSHARDLAARNLNHVAAKLREIEIEFGTDLGDLRNLNDTISGDGTNRRTLEETTRELQAAELEMQKLESLHSLLVAGADDPQRLLISGSELLDSQPSLSRLKDGLIDAQLAASQMAGIYTESNPKLRAAMQTELEIRDRMQQETKAAIAANEPRLALQRNRVATLAERAKMLNNRLGHLAVIRTDYSKLDADVKHRTEMLAEAERSLAEASATRSAALSTNLISPLGPPQVSDHPNGPGGSIIALGSTMAGLIFGLGTVFMIAPGPTEARGGRRWSDYLGAGRRSSDDTAAAGKANRRSADNAIAAEQPRAVPPAKS
- a CDS encoding c-type cytochrome domain-containing protein, with protein sequence MRSLFTLIFWVTLTLPALAGEPVDFVRDVFPILETYCIGCHTSEDASGEFVMETHAAIIQGGENGVAITAGVPKSSRMFLMAAGKMEPIMPPDDQPGLTEDELAILEAWIEQGAVGPDGDMPIKRELRIPKIAVDEQVVLPVTAIAIAPDGMLRAIARFDRVEIVDAKDHVVTTLKGELGKVNSLRFNRDGSKVLIASGLTGAYGLASIYSVSDGELVREMVGHRDTIYAAVFAPDEKRVATAGYDHEIILWDATTGEPIRKFTGHNGAIYDLAFSPDGEVIVSACADETLKVWNVESGERLDTLGQPEGEVFAVEVTRDGKYIIAGSRDNRLRVWKLVSRTEPRTNPLVATRFVDESPIVNFVITPDGSTVVVLSEAGNLKTISTNEWVLGPAIESLPSPGSDLCILPSGKSLLVSLMTGQTVTREVPDVRSDALSEGSELSKVYLDLGPLAKVNESERASVDQSPITIPRGAEISGTVSEAGEVDVYSWHANRGEVWAIDADALTDSRIDPIVSIHDQQGAPVLRTRLQAIRDTYFTFRGKDSVQVNDFRLFNYEEIHLNDYLYASGEVTRMWLHPRGPDSGFNVYPNEASRWTYFGTSHTTHALGEPAYVVRQLAEGELPVANGLPVFDIYYENDDDPRREAGNASRIIFTAPVDGLFQIQISDTRGEGGQGYGYRVQVRAAEPMFEPSVEPITAELLRGAGRELTVRVKRLDDFEGPVEFHVQGLPEGLVTNFPLTIEESQRYAHGTVWVPEAIEGWEGEVEPTLVASARINGRVVERHVGSIGKFKLGGRPQAVPRIEPVEKELIQVSDSTDWTLQVRRGETVSARLVLDRQEDFNNEVSFGKEGAGRNTAFGVIVDNIGLNGLLLLAGETEREFFITADPTSPVGKRSFFLTANVNGGITTTPITVEVLP
- a CDS encoding DUF2141 domain-containing protein, translated to MVNQTDLETQPDYSDTHRELWRQNHLSILLAFAFAVFLIGSGILLYRQNRFVPPRFPDSESITSASGNNTSDDIQLPKDSLLIGVAGAANDQGEMKLAIYDSPESFNDIDASKAKLSATIVNGETVFLLPIEALPERFAVAVFHDENLDGELNRNRFGIPSERYGYSRDARGLTGPPKFSDAVINRPKPGEILAISIR
- a CDS encoding DUF1501 domain-containing protein, with protein sequence MLNLTSRGKAHTCNGSTRRDFLQVGTLGGIGLGLPQWLAAAEQGAVDPKHDKRSCIMIFNLGAPSQLDTFDMKPNAPAEVRGPFKPISSKGDFQVSEILPMHAEVADKFSIVRSCYHNAAAVHDAGWQMMQTGRQFTGGVNYPHAGAVVQYLRGRRSDLPAHVVLPETMGRGGGNLPNGQAGGFLGKAYDPFALMADPSVENFKVPDLLPPSTLGDVRIDRRRRMRATIEDHMAAMEATESAKMLDKNFEAAYRLMNSPQAREAFDLSNEPIQVRERYGMNRFGQCCLLSRRLIEAGVRFVTVNTFLTVFGEITWDIHGSKPFTTIDGMKNIVAPMYDQGYSALISDLDQRGMLADTMVCGLAEFGRTPKVNPAGGRDHWPNVFTCTFAGGGVQGGRAIGASDPIGAVPADRPTNPGEIIATIFKSMGLDLHAELPGPGGRPFPLVDFGVREIRELFA